One Peromyscus leucopus breed LL Stock chromosome 14, UCI_PerLeu_2.1, whole genome shotgun sequence genomic window carries:
- the Chga gene encoding chromogranin-A: protein MRSAALLALLLCAGQVFALPVNSPMTKGDTKVMKCVVEVISDSLSKPSPVPVSPECLETLQGDERVLSILRHQNLLKELQDLALQGAKERAQQQPKQQAEQQKPQQQHSSFEDELSEVFENQSPEAKHGADTVTEAPSKEAVEKREDSDEVQQGGSEGTTEGPRPQAFPEPGQKSSMMGNSQAPGEDAATNTQPPASLPNQEHMGPQATGDSERGLSVQQQAGKTKQEEEKEEEEEVREKAGPEEVPTEASSSQPEYEEIQKDEGQSESQAVDGGGKTRASEAQLPKGKGQPEHSQQEEDGEDVMAGPPQGLFPGRKSQELEHKQEEEEEERLSRDWEGKRWSRMDQLAKELTAEKRLEGEDDPDRSMKLPFRARAYGFRDPGPQLRRGWRPSSREDSVEARGDFEEKKEEEGSANRRAEDQELESLSAIEAELEKVAHQLQALRRG from the exons ATGCGCTCCGCCGCGCTCCTGGCGCTTCTGCTGTGCGCCGGGCAAG tCTTTGCCCTCCCTGTGAACAGTCCTATGACAAAAGGGGACACTAAG GTGATGAAGTGTGTCGTGGAGGTCATCTCTGATTCACTGTCCAAACCCAGCCCCGTGCCTGTCAGCCCTGAGTGTCTGGAGACCCTCCAAGGAG ATGAGAGGGTCCTCTCCATTCTGCGACACCAGAATTTGCTGAAGGAACTCCAAGACCTGGCTCTCCAAG GTGCCAAGGagcgggcccagcagcagccaaaGCAGCAGGCGGAGCAGCAGAAGCCACAGCAGCAACACAGCAGCTTCGAGGATGAGCTCTCAGAAGTGTTTGAGAATCAGAGCCCTGAGGCCAAGCACGGAGCAG ACACGGTAACAGAAGCTCCCTCTAAGGAAgctgtggagaagagagaggattCTGACGAGGTGCAACAAGGTGGCTCTGAGGGAACCACCGAGGGACCCAGGCCTCAGGCCTTTCCAGAGCCTGGGCAGAAGTCCTCTATGATGGGGAACAGTCAGGCCCCTGGGGAGGATGcagccaccaacacccagcctcCAGCCAGCCTCCCCAACCAGGAGCATATGGGCCCACAGGCCACGGGGGACAGTGAGAGAGGCCTGAGTGTCCAGCAGCAAGCCGGGAAAACCaagcaagaggaggaaaaggaggaggaagaggaggttaGAGAGAAGGCTGGACCTGAAGAGGTCCCCACTGAAGCATCCAGCTCCCAACCCGAATACGAGGAGATCCAGAAAGATGAGG GTCAGTCGGAGTCTCAGGCAGTGGATGGAGGCGGAAAGACCAGGGCTTCTGAAGCTCAGTTACCCAAGGGGAAGGGGCAGCCGGAGCACTCTCAGcaggaggaagatggggaagatGTGATGGCAGGGCCCCCCCAAGGTCTCTTCCCAGGCAGGAAGAGCCAGGAGCTGGAGCataagcaggaggaagaagaagaggagcgTCTGTCCAGAGACTGGGAGGGCAAGCGATGGAGCAGGATGGACCAGCTGGCCAAGGAGCTGACAGCAGAGAAGCggctggagggggaggatgaCCCTGACCGCTCCATGAAGCTCCCTTTCCGGGCCCGGGCCTATGGCTTCAGGGACCCCGGGCCTCAGCTACGGCGGGGCTGGAGGCCATCTTCCAGAGAAGATAGTGTGGAGGCCCGAGGTGActttgaagaaaagaaggaggaggaaggcagcgCCAACCGCAGAGCAGAG